The DNA sequence GCCCGCCAAGGGCTACCCATACCGCGGCCTCGATCGAATTGGTCGGCGACATTTCGCTCGGGTTGATGATCCCCACTTGCGGCACGTACAACGCACCGGCCAGACCACACAGCACCGCGCTCAACACCCAGACGAACAACTTGAAACCGCGCGGATCGTAGCCACAGAACATCAGGCGATTCTCCGCGTCACGCAACGCCGTCAGCACCCGGCCGAATTTGCTGCGGGCCAGTCGCCAACCGATGAACAGGCTCGCCACCAGCAACAGCACCGTCGCCAGAAACAGCACCGCGCGGGTGCCGGGTTCGGTGATGCCGAAACCGAGGATCGTGCGGAAATTGGTGAAGCCGTTGTTGCCGCCGAAGCCGGTCTCGTTGCGGAAGAACAGCAACATGCCGGCGAAGGTCAGGGCCTGGGTCATGATCGAGAAATACACGCCCTTGATCCGCGAGCGGAAGGCGAAGAAGCCGAACACCAGCGCCAGCAACCCCGGCGCCAACACCACCAGGCACATCGCCCAGAGGAAGTTGCCGGTGCCGCTCCAGTACCACGGCAACTCGGTCCACGACAGGAAGGTCATGAACGCCGGCAAGCCATCGCCGGCCGCCTGACGCATCAGGTACATGCCCATCGCATATCCACCGAGGGCGAAGAACAGACCGTGGCCCAGCGACAAAAGACCTGCGTAACCCCAGACCAGATCCAGTGCCAGGGCGACGATGGCGTAGCAGAGAATCTTGCCGACCAGCGTCAGGGTGTAAGCCGAGACATGCAGCGCGCTGTCCGCCGGCAACAACGACAGCAGCGGCAGGGCGACCAGCAAAGCGAGAACGACCGCGCCGATGGCGAGGGTGACTTTCGGGCCGGCCTTTTGTGTGGCCGTGACTAGTAGAGGCTGGTTCATCAGTCGATCACCCGTCCTTTCAGTGCGAAGAGGCCTTGCGGACGTTTCTGGATGAACAGAATGATCAGCGCGAGGATCAGGATCTTGCCGAGCACCGCACCGATCTGCGGTTCAAGAATTTTGTTGGCGATACCCAGGCCGAATGCGGCGAACACGCTGCCGGCCAGTTGCCCGACGCCGCCGAGCACCACTACCAGGAACGAGTCGATGATGTAGCTCTGGCCGAGGTCCGGGCCGACGTTGCCGATCTGGCTCAGGGCCACGCCACCGAGCCCGGCGATGCCCGAGCCGAGGCCGAAGGCGAGCATGTCGACGCGCCCGGTGGGCACGCCACAGCAGGCGGCCATGTTGCGGTTCTGGGTGACGGCGCGCACGTTCAGACCGAGACGGGTCTTGTTCAGCAGCAGCCAGGTCAGCACCACCACGAACAGCGCGAAGGCAATGATCACGATGCGGTTGTACGGCAGCACCAGATTCGGCAACACCTGAATCCCGCCGGACAACCATGCGGGGTTTGCCACCTCAACGTTCTGCGCACCGAACACCAGACGCACCAGCTGAATCAGCATCAGGCTGATGCCCCAGGTGGCGAGCAGGGTTTCCAGTGGCCGGCCGTAGAGATGACGAATCACCGTGCGCTCCAGGGCCATGCCGATGGCGGCCGTGACGAAGAACGCCACCGGCAGCGCGATCAGCGGATAGAACTCGATGGCCTGCGGGGCGTAGCGCTGGAACATCAACTGCACGACGTAAGTCGAGTAGGCGCCGAGCATCAGCATCTCGCCGTGGGCCATGTTGATCACGCCGAGCAGGCCGAAGGTGATCGCCAGACCCAGGGCCGCGAGCAGCAGAATCGAACCGAGGGACATGCCGCTGAAGGCCTGGCCGAGCAGTTCGCCGATCAGCAGTTTGCGCTTGACCTGGGCGAGGCTGGTTTCGGCGGCGGTGCGTACATTGGTGTCGGCTTCGACGCCGGGTTCGAGCAGGCCTTCGAGGCGGGTGCGGGCCAGCGGGTCGCCGGTTTCACCGAGCAGACGCACGGCCGCGAGGCGCACCGCCGGGTCGGTGTCGACCAGTTGCAGATTGGCCAGCGCCAGGCTCAGGGCAGCATGGACGTTTTCATCGGTTTCGCCAGCCAGTTGCTGGTCGAGGAATTTCAGCTGCGCCGGTTTGGCGCTTTTCTGCAATTGCTGCGCGGCGCTCAGACGGGTTTTGGCGTCGGCGGCGAGCAATTGGTGGCTGGCCAGTGCGGTGTCGATCAGACCCCGCAGGCGATTGTTCAGGCGCAGGGTCTTGGGTTGGCCGTCGACGGTCAGTTCGCCTTGTTGCAGGGCGTTGATCAGTTCGACACGGGCCGGATCGGGCTGCGCGGCCCAGGCTTCCAGCAGTTTGGCCTGTTGCATCGGGTTGGCGGCGACGAAGTCTTCGGCGTCGCCGGCATGTGCGGCCATCGGTAGCAAAAG is a window from the Pseudomonas gozinkensis genome containing:
- the urtC gene encoding urea ABC transporter permease subunit UrtC; this translates as MNQPLLVTATQKAGPKVTLAIGAVVLALLVALPLLSLLPADSALHVSAYTLTLVGKILCYAIVALALDLVWGYAGLLSLGHGLFFALGGYAMGMYLMRQAAGDGLPAFMTFLSWTELPWYWSGTGNFLWAMCLVVLAPGLLALVFGFFAFRSRIKGVYFSIMTQALTFAGMLLFFRNETGFGGNNGFTNFRTILGFGITEPGTRAVLFLATVLLLVASLFIGWRLARSKFGRVLTALRDAENRLMFCGYDPRGFKLFVWVLSAVLCGLAGALYVPQVGIINPSEMSPTNSIEAAVWVALGGRGTLIGPLLGAGVVNGMKSWFTVAFPEYWLFFLGALFIVVTLYLPKGVIGLLKKRGES
- the urtB gene encoding urea ABC transporter permease subunit UrtB, which encodes MPTALYRLILAVALLLPMAAHAGDAEDFVAANPMQQAKLLEAWAAQPDPARVELINALQQGELTVDGQPKTLRLNNRLRGLIDTALASHQLLAADAKTRLSAAQQLQKSAKPAQLKFLDQQLAGETDENVHAALSLALANLQLVDTDPAVRLAAVRLLGETGDPLARTRLEGLLEPGVEADTNVRTAAETSLAQVKRKLLIGELLGQAFSGMSLGSILLLAALGLAITFGLLGVINMAHGEMLMLGAYSTYVVQLMFQRYAPQAIEFYPLIALPVAFFVTAAIGMALERTVIRHLYGRPLETLLATWGISLMLIQLVRLVFGAQNVEVANPAWLSGGIQVLPNLVLPYNRIVIIAFALFVVVLTWLLLNKTRLGLNVRAVTQNRNMAACCGVPTGRVDMLAFGLGSGIAGLGGVALSQIGNVGPDLGQSYIIDSFLVVVLGGVGQLAGSVFAAFGLGIANKILEPQIGAVLGKILILALIILFIQKRPQGLFALKGRVID